The following are encoded in a window of Campylobacterota bacterium genomic DNA:
- a CDS encoding TraR/DksA family transcriptional regulator: MKQRAQFLEKIKHTLLERKSEMLAHLNEQANDKVSDGQVQDTGDEALSLSMEKLQNSIQQSEIDEIRLIENTLSRIEKGEYGVCTDCGDVISEKRLEHFLYAARCIVCQEAFEQ; this comes from the coding sequence ATGAAGCAAAGAGCTCAATTTCTTGAAAAAATTAAGCACACGCTTCTTGAAAGAAAAAGCGAGATGCTTGCACATCTGAACGAGCAGGCAAACGATAAGGTGTCAGATGGACAAGTTCAAGACACTGGCGACGAAGCACTCTCGCTATCTATGGAAAAACTTCAAAATTCTATTCAGCAAAGTGAAATTGACGAAATTCGCCTCATAGAAAACACCCTTTCACGCATAGAAAAGGGCGAATACGGCGTTTGCACAGACTGCGGCGATGTTATTTCTGAAAAGCGCCTGGAGCACTTTTTGTACGCTGCACGATGCATTGTTTGCCAGGAAGCATTTGAACAGTAA
- a CDS encoding AAA family ATPase, with protein MIKIKKLFFAGAFFYMSMLTTKPVVIYFNGSSSAGKSARVEALKKFFPHAITKKFDEEIWIKSYNREFIQDFLEAHKYLFSGEVPSPHASALTVHNFLIKQDPPHDNVMRVMREHGQNRFQVNAIAMHEEIVKLAHQGHDVIVDTTLDHCCSQETWDACINFMKEQNIDLFMVFVYCPLADLVKRVTARNNSDMDYAQRSLDEVIGSFASVLSPSTKENSKLSISYREITTLYEYQKQETPLMRTNQMTLNNIMRKFNLTSNNKQLMNQINGAYVQPYFKHDMIINTEETRPINETTRDSSIAKKIEADAQDIYSAIQNRS; from the coding sequence ATGATAAAAATAAAAAAATTGTTTTTTGCAGGGGCATTTTTTTACATGAGTATGCTGACAACAAAACCTGTCGTCATTTATTTTAATGGAAGCTCAAGCGCGGGTAAAAGCGCTCGCGTTGAAGCGCTCAAAAAGTTTTTCCCCCACGCAATAACCAAAAAATTTGATGAAGAAATTTGGATTAAATCCTATAACAGAGAGTTTATCCAAGATTTTTTAGAGGCACACAAATATCTTTTTAGTGGAGAGGTCCCTTCGCCACATGCATCTGCACTCACCGTTCATAATTTTCTCATCAAACAGGATCCCCCACACGATAATGTCATGCGAGTCATGCGCGAACATGGACAAAATCGCTTTCAGGTTAATGCTATTGCAATGCACGAAGAAATAGTAAAGCTAGCACATCAAGGCCATGATGTGATTGTTGATACAACACTCGACCACTGCTGCAGTCAAGAAACATGGGACGCGTGTATTAACTTCATGAAAGAACAAAACATTGATTTATTTATGGTGTTTGTTTATTGCCCCCTTGCTGACTTGGTCAAGCGTGTTACAGCACGCAATAACTCTGACATGGATTATGCTCAGCGTTCACTTGACGAAGTTATTGGTAGTTTTGCGTCAGTGCTCAGCCCATCAACTAAAGAAAATTCGAAGCTTTCAATTTCTTATAGAGAAATAACGACTCTCTATGAATACCAAAAACAAGAAACGCCGTTAATGCGCACAAACCAAATGACCCTTAACAATATTATGCGTAAATTCAATCTTACAAGCAACAATAAGCAGCTCATGAATCAAATAAACGGTGCTTACGTCCAGCCTTACTTTAAGCATGATATGATCATAAACACCGAGGAAACAAGGCCTATCAATGAAACCACACGAGATAGCAGCATCGCCAAAAAAATAGAAGCCGATGCTCAAGATATTTATTCTGCAATACAAAATCGCAGCTAA
- a CDS encoding nucleoside deaminase: protein MTIPDDKKDFFMQKALKQALRALEHEEVPIGAVVVNEKGEIIGRGYNKTEKKQCQTAHAEIIAIEKACKKKGSWRLNGCWIYVTLEPCLMCFGLIQLSRLEGVIFGTTSNLFGFRINKTDSLPPYAKNLQIVENVNQEECVQLLQHFFRTIRKKGKGTS, encoded by the coding sequence ATGACCATCCCAGACGATAAAAAAGATTTTTTTATGCAAAAAGCCTTAAAACAAGCACTCCGTGCGCTTGAGCATGAAGAAGTCCCCATTGGTGCAGTTGTTGTCAATGAAAAAGGAGAAATCATTGGTCGCGGGTACAACAAGACGGAAAAAAAACAATGCCAAACTGCACATGCAGAGATCATCGCCATCGAAAAAGCATGCAAAAAAAAAGGTAGCTGGAGATTGAACGGGTGTTGGATTTATGTTACTCTTGAGCCTTGTTTAATGTGCTTTGGCCTGATTCAGCTGAGTAGATTAGAAGGAGTTATATTCGGAACAACATCAAACTTGTTCGGTTTTCGAATCAATAAAACTGACTCACTCCCCCCATATGCGAAAAATTTACAAATCGTTGAAAATGTGAACCAGGAAGAGTGCGTCCAATTGTTACAGCACTTCTTTAGAACAATTAGAAAAAAAGGGAAAGGTACATCATGA
- a CDS encoding ankyrin repeat domain-containing protein, with translation MVKRVGWVLLFVSSFARADTTLLLQRVCALLQLPANMYMSHKAEECHHSKESESALLAAAAMNMCHDGLGLGRMLDDESCFDRMHLGMQAALLVNDLVDIFDSALCLCQKLLSNEDVEQEDTSDFELVVNNQFLRKVINPLLVLGATTAKTFYSGADQSKMYFCLHSLEFLTRMLCKLAQQRKSTAGHAAYAIQSVVALLILIKDCLAPCRECSNADDHDEDDDDNLIARVIVNPNINPCKKPSCLKSTQQRFHSNEDDDEEQTLVPSKVRFCDCTSDLACCNRVDEQGKTDLIRAVQQNNEAEVRRLLSWEKIDLNIQDKSGQSALSYAVEYGEFEIVQLLLGAGATITDDMVAAASKKFELFSGRFNRISAMKSRGAREHDRDIYIEECLARYPETLSMKKKESNEKLEWMKNRARKIFSRVKNVKKAQSLSREGKAAKLCQLVAKLTSVNARLVVVGSLKNKRFVRAILLNDDTYIGATVSKLQNLEVAIVKINNFFELELCKDEKAKLLGEVQDCIKKAFASLGRRHENDDLVGLLQNEEGVEKICQVLQVYNRLFIQHLKYLHRWEFNENVKIETKELKVMNLAGIMYTCSKEHFEKEGSKVRDLLKSNDQQLETLGFLKENAEKAEKITKWFKEYLSSEDHNRAMDILKKS, from the coding sequence ATGGTTAAGCGTGTTGGGTGGGTACTACTTTTCGTTAGTTCTTTTGCTAGGGCAGATACTACGTTGCTACTGCAGCGAGTATGTGCATTATTGCAGTTGCCTGCAAATATGTATATGAGTCACAAAGCTGAAGAGTGTCATCACTCCAAAGAGTCTGAGAGCGCTTTGTTAGCCGCAGCGGCAATGAATATGTGTCATGATGGATTAGGGCTTGGCCGTATGTTGGATGACGAATCTTGCTTTGATCGAATGCATCTGGGTATGCAAGCTGCCTTGCTCGTCAATGACCTTGTCGATATTTTTGATTCAGCGTTATGTTTGTGTCAGAAATTGTTGAGTAATGAAGATGTTGAGCAAGAAGATACTTCTGATTTTGAATTGGTTGTAAACAATCAATTTTTGAGAAAGGTTATTAATCCACTTTTAGTGTTGGGTGCTACAACCGCAAAGACTTTCTACTCTGGTGCAGATCAAAGTAAAATGTATTTTTGCCTACATTCTCTTGAGTTTTTAACACGTATGCTTTGTAAGTTGGCGCAGCAAAGAAAGTCTACTGCTGGGCATGCAGCTTATGCTATCCAGAGCGTGGTTGCGTTGCTTATTTTAATCAAAGATTGTTTGGCTCCTTGTCGTGAGTGTAGCAATGCAGATGATCATGATGAGGACGATGATGATAATCTTATAGCGCGTGTTATTGTCAATCCAAACATTAATCCATGTAAAAAACCAAGTTGCTTAAAAAGCACGCAGCAGAGGTTTCATAGTAATGAAGATGATGATGAGGAACAAACTCTTGTTCCTTCCAAAGTACGCTTTTGTGACTGTACATCAGATTTAGCATGTTGTAATCGTGTTGATGAACAAGGCAAAACAGACCTCATACGGGCTGTACAGCAAAATAATGAAGCCGAAGTCAGGCGGCTACTTTCGTGGGAGAAGATTGACTTAAACATACAAGACAAAAGTGGACAGAGTGCGTTGAGTTATGCTGTCGAGTATGGAGAGTTTGAAATTGTTCAGTTGCTTTTGGGGGCTGGGGCGACTATTACCGATGATATGGTTGCCGCGGCTAGCAAGAAATTTGAACTTTTTTCGGGTCGTTTTAATAGAATTTCTGCAATGAAATCGAGAGGGGCTCGTGAGCATGATAGAGACATATATATTGAAGAATGTTTAGCAAGGTATCCAGAGACGTTGAGTATGAAGAAGAAAGAATCGAATGAAAAACTTGAATGGATGAAGAATCGCGCAAGAAAGATTTTTTCTCGAGTTAAGAATGTGAAGAAAGCCCAGTCCCTTTCGCGTGAGGGAAAGGCTGCCAAATTGTGTCAGTTGGTTGCCAAGTTGACCTCTGTCAATGCTCGGTTGGTTGTTGTAGGGAGTTTAAAAAATAAGCGGTTTGTTCGAGCTATTTTGCTTAATGATGATACATATATCGGTGCAACGGTATCAAAACTGCAGAATTTAGAGGTTGCAATTGTAAAGATTAACAATTTTTTTGAGCTTGAGTTGTGCAAAGATGAGAAGGCCAAGCTTTTGGGTGAAGTGCAGGACTGCATTAAAAAGGCCTTTGCCTCACTTGGCCGCAGGCACGAGAATGATGATCTTGTTGGGTTGTTACAAAATGAAGAAGGTGTTGAAAAAATATGCCAAGTATTGCAAGTGTATAATCGTTTATTTATCCAGCATCTAAAGTATTTACATAGGTGGGAATTTAACGAAAACGTTAAAATTGAGACCAAAGAGTTGAAGGTAATGAATCTTGCGGGGATTATGTACACTTGTAGTAAAGAGCATTTTGAAAAAGAGGGTAGTAAGGTTAGAGATTTGCTGAAATCAAACGACCAACAATTGGAGACGCTTGGCTTTTTAAAGGAGAATGCTGAAAAAGCAGAAAAAATAACGAAATGGTTCAAGGAATACTTGAGTAGTGAAGATCACAATAGAGCGATGGATATTTTAAAGAAATCGTAA
- the glmS gene encoding glutamine--fructose-6-phosphate transaminase (isomerizing) produces MCGIIAYVGTKPCKQTIIHGLSRLEYRGYDSAGLACIDEKHKHISYHKYAGTTTTTSPVQRLEQTATINGHIGIGHTRWATHGVVNEENTHPHFNCQKNIAVVHNGIIEGHEKIRKALIEQGHDLHSTTDTEVAAHLLGNHLKKHNDLKTAVMEFSQELHGAYAFVFLLEKYPEKLLIMRRRSPLVVGIGENEMFAASDYLAFSDKTNKVVFLPDDSFALLSKNNIELYGFDGKALQVIEHKINSLSQKIDKQGFDHYMLKEIYEQKHAITRTISFYNLIGSTNKTANKDDLTKPYEPNYTDAIWRQLTLNPNEVGRLKSINMIGAGTSWHAARIAQFFFEYICKIPTRVHLASEFRYMPFFKDTNSTYIMISQSGETADTLEALKLISGYDQHSIALTNVASSSMVREAQGFLPMQAGPEISVASTKAFSTQLATLFWLANRIALERGIIDEKQMHDAEGDLFIAAEILEASIENYKLEITQTLASQYAKYDRFIFLGRHISYPFAMEAALKLKEISYVFAQPYPAGELKHGPIALIDEKTPIFIFSVLDDLIYQKLVSNAHEVKARHGHLVVFAFEGQDELIKAADTAFVIPRVNPLLAPLAMTGLMQFFVYHITCVLGCPIDKPRNLAKSVTVE; encoded by the coding sequence ATGTGTGGAATAATTGCATATGTCGGTACAAAGCCTTGTAAACAAACCATCATACACGGTCTATCAAGACTGGAATATCGTGGTTATGATTCGGCGGGACTTGCCTGCATTGACGAAAAACATAAGCATATTTCGTACCACAAATATGCTGGAACCACGACAACCACCTCTCCCGTTCAACGACTTGAGCAAACAGCTACGATTAACGGCCACATCGGCATTGGCCATACGCGATGGGCAACACACGGTGTCGTAAATGAAGAAAACACACATCCTCATTTTAACTGTCAAAAGAATATCGCCGTGGTGCACAACGGCATCATTGAAGGTCACGAAAAAATTAGAAAAGCGCTAATCGAACAAGGCCATGATCTACACTCAACAACCGACACTGAAGTTGCCGCACATTTGCTCGGTAATCATCTAAAAAAACATAATGACCTAAAAACGGCTGTCATGGAATTTTCACAAGAGCTTCATGGCGCTTACGCATTTGTTTTTCTGCTAGAGAAATATCCCGAGAAGCTTTTGATTATGCGTCGCCGTTCACCGCTTGTTGTCGGCATTGGCGAAAACGAAATGTTTGCTGCCTCCGATTACCTAGCATTTTCTGACAAAACGAACAAAGTCGTTTTTCTTCCCGACGACAGCTTTGCCCTGCTGAGTAAAAACAATATTGAGCTGTACGGTTTTGATGGTAAGGCTCTACAGGTCATAGAACACAAAATAAACTCATTATCACAAAAAATTGATAAGCAAGGCTTTGATCACTACATGCTCAAAGAAATTTACGAGCAAAAGCATGCGATCACCCGTACCATTTCATTTTACAACTTGATTGGCAGTACAAATAAAACAGCCAACAAAGACGATCTGACAAAACCATATGAACCAAATTATACTGATGCTATTTGGCGTCAGCTTACGCTCAACCCCAACGAGGTGGGTCGCCTAAAATCCATTAACATGATTGGCGCTGGTACATCATGGCACGCTGCACGTATCGCTCAATTTTTCTTCGAATATATCTGCAAAATTCCAACACGTGTCCATCTAGCATCTGAATTTCGCTATATGCCATTTTTTAAGGACACCAACAGCACGTACATCATGATTTCACAATCAGGTGAAACGGCAGACACTCTTGAAGCGCTCAAACTTATCAGTGGTTACGACCAACACTCTATAGCTTTAACCAATGTCGCCTCAAGTTCAATGGTTCGTGAAGCACAAGGCTTTTTGCCTATGCAGGCGGGGCCTGAAATTTCAGTTGCCTCAACAAAAGCATTTTCAACACAACTTGCAACACTCTTTTGGCTTGCCAACCGCATAGCTCTTGAACGTGGCATCATTGATGAAAAGCAGATGCACGACGCTGAGGGTGACCTGTTCATTGCTGCTGAAATATTGGAAGCTTCGATTGAAAACTATAAGCTTGAGATTACGCAAACATTGGCAAGTCAATATGCAAAGTATGATCGCTTCATCTTTTTGGGCAGACACATTAGTTATCCATTTGCCATGGAAGCTGCGCTCAAGCTCAAAGAAATTTCATATGTTTTTGCACAACCCTATCCGGCTGGCGAGCTCAAACATGGGCCTATCGCGCTCATTGATGAAAAAACGCCAATTTTTATTTTCTCAGTACTCGATGATTTGATTTACCAGAAGCTTGTGTCTAACGCACACGAAGTTAAGGCACGTCATGGTCACTTGGTTGTGTTTGCATTTGAAGGGCAAGACGAACTAATTAAAGCAGCCGACACGGCTTTTGTCATACCACGTGTCAACCCGCTGCTTGCGCCACTTGCTATGACCGGTTTGATGCAGTTTTTTGTTTATCACATCACGTGCGTTTTAGGTTGCCCAATTGACAAACCGCGCAACCTGGCAAAATCAGTTACTGTTGAGTAG
- the rpsI gene encoding 30S ribosomal protein S9: MKQNITFNIHGVGRRKSSVARVWLKSGKGSVSVNGRDYQSYFDTDLTKRAAVMPLRVCGLEGSYDAKITVTGGGLVSQSNAVKLGIARALLAANESLKQTLKKNNFLTVDSRVKERKKYGQRGARRKFQFVKR, encoded by the coding sequence ATGAAACAAAATATAACGTTTAATATTCATGGCGTAGGTCGCAGAAAATCATCCGTCGCTCGTGTATGGCTCAAGTCAGGCAAGGGTTCTGTTAGTGTTAATGGAAGAGATTATCAAAGCTACTTTGATACTGACCTAACCAAAAGAGCTGCCGTTATGCCGCTCAGAGTTTGTGGACTTGAAGGCTCCTACGATGCAAAAATAACAGTCACCGGTGGTGGACTTGTTAGCCAATCAAATGCAGTCAAACTCGGCATCGCACGCGCACTTCTTGCTGCGAACGAGTCGTTAAAACAAACCTTGAAAAAAAATAACTTCCTAACCGTAGATTCTCGCGTTAAAGAACGTAAAAAATACGGTCAGCGTGGAGCTCGTAGAAAGTTCCAATTCGTAAAACGTTAA
- the gyrB gene encoding DNA topoisomerase (ATP-hydrolyzing) subunit B translates to MENKSEKVKKQDDKTANEYGASAIKILEGLEGVRKRPAMYIGSTSAAGLHHLVYEVVDNSVDEAMAGHCDTIDVILHKNGSCTVQDNGRGIPVGIHPTEKVSAAQVVMTKLHAGGKFEKKSYRYSGGLHGVGVSVVNALASDLELQVFSGGKIYQQFYSRGIPKGQLKEIGTTDKRGTRITFTPDASIFETTDFDFDVLSARFREHAFLNRGLRINVSDERSNEEHSFYFEGGIASFVESINSKKTPLFKEILEFFKDDDTTVLEFAMQYNEGYSEQTHSFVNNIRTTDGGTHEVGFRSALTKICNRYAQKFNIIKDQPLSSDDVREGMVLVLSIKVPEAQFEGQTKTKLGNSEVKGLVDSWVYSFLDTYFEENPQVAKKILQKALLAQQARTAAKRARELTRRKSELETSVLPGKLADCSEADASKTELFIVEGDSAGGSAKQARDRFTQAVLPLRGKILNVEKTRLDRILANNEVKDLITAVGAGIGNKDFNVEKARYHKIVIMTDADVDGSHIRILLLTLFFRYMKPLIEMGYLYVAQPPLYKVKLGRSERYLNNETELKQFLFEWAAGQTRLELDGKEMGTDEWKKLLDDLLAYEQQLDQASQQLEISRHHCHELVTFLQEHPQEGQGLPAEQLGEKLDAFFKNYDVSIHTEKNLEEDMALEGDEQPEPKVMVVFKEHKRIWEVDYTFFASSSAQNLVAIYQPIQAFDSLAWGFGMLNKDIAHSDKGLLVLSDTIIKVAKSLMTIQRYKGLGEMDAEQLWETTMDPARRMLLKVDIEDALKADQWFASLMGEGVGDRRMYIEKHAHFVRNLDV, encoded by the coding sequence ATGGAAAACAAGAGCGAAAAAGTGAAGAAGCAGGATGACAAGACTGCCAACGAGTACGGTGCCAGTGCTATTAAGATCCTGGAAGGTCTTGAGGGCGTACGCAAACGGCCGGCTATGTACATTGGATCAACAAGCGCTGCGGGTCTGCATCATCTCGTGTATGAAGTTGTTGACAACTCTGTAGACGAAGCAATGGCCGGACATTGTGACACCATTGATGTGATATTGCATAAAAATGGTTCATGTACGGTGCAGGACAATGGCCGTGGTATTCCTGTTGGCATTCACCCAACTGAAAAAGTTTCAGCGGCGCAGGTTGTTATGACCAAGCTGCATGCTGGTGGTAAATTTGAGAAAAAATCATACCGCTATTCTGGTGGTTTGCATGGTGTTGGTGTTTCGGTTGTTAACGCACTTGCATCTGATCTTGAGCTACAGGTCTTTTCTGGCGGTAAAATTTATCAACAGTTTTACAGCAGGGGCATACCAAAAGGACAGCTCAAAGAAATCGGTACAACCGATAAGCGTGGGACGCGTATTACGTTTACCCCAGACGCAAGCATCTTTGAAACAACAGATTTTGATTTTGACGTCTTGTCTGCACGTTTTCGTGAACATGCTTTCCTTAATCGTGGATTGCGCATTAATGTCAGTGACGAGCGTAGCAACGAAGAGCACAGTTTTTACTTTGAAGGTGGTATTGCCTCGTTTGTTGAATCAATCAACAGTAAAAAGACTCCGCTGTTCAAAGAGATTCTCGAGTTTTTCAAGGATGATGACACAACGGTACTTGAGTTTGCCATGCAGTACAATGAAGGATATTCCGAGCAGACGCACAGTTTTGTCAATAATATTCGTACGACTGATGGTGGAACACACGAAGTTGGTTTTCGTTCCGCTCTGACAAAAATTTGTAATCGTTATGCTCAAAAATTTAACATCATTAAAGACCAACCGCTTTCAAGTGATGATGTGCGTGAAGGCATGGTTCTGGTGTTGAGCATTAAAGTTCCTGAGGCTCAGTTTGAAGGTCAGACCAAGACAAAACTTGGCAACAGTGAAGTTAAAGGTTTAGTCGATTCCTGGGTGTATTCATTTTTGGATACGTACTTTGAAGAAAATCCTCAGGTTGCAAAAAAGATTTTACAAAAAGCATTGCTGGCCCAGCAAGCACGTACTGCTGCAAAGCGCGCGCGCGAGTTGACACGCCGTAAAAGTGAGCTTGAAACGTCTGTCTTGCCCGGCAAACTTGCAGATTGTTCTGAGGCTGATGCGTCTAAAACGGAACTGTTCATTGTTGAGGGTGATTCTGCAGGTGGTTCAGCAAAACAAGCACGTGATCGTTTTACTCAGGCGGTATTGCCGTTGCGTGGTAAAATTTTAAACGTTGAAAAAACGCGCCTCGACCGCATTTTGGCTAACAATGAGGTTAAAGACCTCATCACTGCTGTGGGTGCTGGCATAGGCAACAAAGATTTTAATGTTGAAAAAGCACGGTATCACAAAATTGTTATCATGACTGACGCCGACGTTGACGGGTCTCACATTCGTATTTTGCTCCTGACGTTGTTTTTCCGCTATATGAAACCTCTCATTGAGATGGGATATCTATATGTTGCGCAGCCGCCTCTGTACAAAGTAAAGCTTGGGAGAAGCGAGCGCTACTTGAATAACGAAACTGAGCTTAAACAGTTTTTGTTCGAATGGGCGGCAGGTCAAACACGCCTGGAGCTTGATGGTAAAGAAATGGGTACCGACGAATGGAAAAAATTGCTCGATGATTTGCTTGCATATGAACAGCAACTTGATCAAGCCAGTCAGCAGCTTGAAATCTCTCGTCACCATTGTCACGAACTTGTAACCTTTTTGCAGGAACATCCTCAAGAGGGTCAAGGTCTGCCAGCAGAACAGCTGGGCGAAAAGCTTGATGCATTTTTCAAAAACTATGATGTTAGCATACATACAGAGAAAAACTTGGAAGAAGATATGGCCCTTGAAGGTGACGAGCAGCCAGAGCCTAAAGTTATGGTTGTGTTTAAGGAGCATAAGCGAATTTGGGAAGTTGACTATACCTTCTTTGCATCCAGTAGCGCGCAAAATCTTGTTGCTATCTATCAGCCGATACAAGCGTTTGATAGTTTAGCGTGGGGTTTTGGTATGCTCAACAAGGATATCGCGCATAGTGATAAAGGTTTGCTTGTTTTATCTGATACCATCATTAAAGTTGCCAAATCACTTATGACCATTCAGCGTTACAAAGGTCTTGGTGAGATGGATGCTGAGCAGCTGTGGGAAACAACAATGGACCCGGCTCGTCGTATGCTGCTTAAAGTTGATATTGAAGATGCTCTCAAAGCAGATCAGTGGTTTGCGTCACTGATGGGCGAAGGTGTTGGTGATCGCCGCATGTATATTGAAAAACATGCGCATTTCGTGCGTAATCTTGACGTATGA
- a CDS encoding ankyrin repeat domain-containing protein — MFLTIFQTCLLLFCLSVHPVCAATLLVAAKQGDLQAMKELLARGNVHVNSSDYSGQTALHYAVMQRRNDMVALLLALEPDLNRADWKKRTPLHYACMLGLSEIFRLLVYTGRANLSLQDEKGYTPLHYAVKKNNTSILQVLNEICSHYNPYIDVVDKRGRTLLHLACLKGYEDMAVLLIKSGAGKDNRTKSDNTPLHLACWAGHYSVARRLLEYDADIDARGNRENTSLHYAAFKKHSALVTLLLECGADCNHLNQDLVYPFQVTDDAQISRAIEKKWKKQSKKSKKN, encoded by the coding sequence ATGTTTTTGACTATTTTTCAAACATGTTTGTTGCTTTTTTGTCTGAGTGTGCATCCAGTTTGTGCAGCAACACTTTTGGTTGCCGCCAAACAGGGTGATCTACAAGCAATGAAAGAACTACTTGCGCGGGGCAATGTGCATGTTAACTCGTCAGACTATTCTGGGCAGACTGCCTTGCATTATGCGGTTATGCAAAGGCGAAACGATATGGTTGCTTTACTGCTCGCACTTGAGCCCGACCTCAATCGAGCAGACTGGAAAAAAAGAACGCCCCTACATTATGCTTGTATGCTTGGGCTGAGTGAAATTTTTAGATTGCTTGTGTATACAGGCAGGGCCAATCTTTCATTACAAGATGAGAAGGGGTATACGCCACTGCATTATGCAGTAAAAAAGAATAATACGTCTATTCTGCAAGTATTGAATGAAATCTGTAGTCATTATAACCCCTACATTGATGTTGTTGACAAGCGGGGACGAACATTGTTGCATTTAGCCTGTTTGAAGGGATATGAAGACATGGCTGTTTTGCTGATTAAGTCGGGCGCTGGCAAGGACAATAGAACGAAAAGTGATAATACGCCGCTTCATTTGGCGTGTTGGGCTGGACATTATAGTGTTGCCCGAAGACTTTTAGAGTACGATGCTGATATTGACGCACGTGGCAACAGGGAAAATACTTCCTTGCACTATGCAGCGTTTAAAAAGCACTCTGCTCTTGTCACACTTCTACTTGAGTGTGGGGCAGACTGTAATCATTTAAACCAAGATTTAGTATACCCATTTCAGGTAACAGACGATGCGCAAATTAGCCGTGCCATTGAAAAGAAGTGGAAAAAACAGAGCAAAAAAAGCAAGAAAAATTGA